One Oryza glaberrima chromosome 11, OglaRS2, whole genome shotgun sequence genomic region harbors:
- the LOC127753851 gene encoding shewanella-like protein phosphatase 2: protein MATAAATAAAAAADVPSCRDLPAAVSAFADAFVDFAVSGIFFPSTPTPSPPPPPTPTTFLPSPTRLVAIGDLHGDLPKSLSALRLAGLVPPHDPTSWSAGPTLAVQLGDILDRGGDEIRLLYLIRRLAISAAGQGGALLPIMGNHEVMNVSGDFRFATPQGLREFSAWAGWYRAGLAIKRRCARGGDGGDPPPKNPFLGIPKEFPGVKPEFWDGIRSRLAALRPDGPIARRFLADLPTVLVVGDSVFVHGGLLEANVEYGLERINAEVSEWIRGERGANAVAPEFVRGRDAVVWLRRFSDGVNCDCQRLEGVLGMIPGAKRMIMGHTIQTEGINAVCGAQAVRVDVGLSRGCGNGLPEVLEINGGGTNVRVITTDPAEAWQYRKQGAEKAAIATAVKKKGEVKEGLALLVRESHGLKEVQAKAA from the coding sequence atggccaccgccgccgccaccgccgccgccgccgccgccgatgtccCCTCCTGCCGcgacctccccgccgccgtctccgccttcGCCGACGCCTTCGTCGACTTCGCTGTCTCCGGCATCTTCTTCCCCTCCACCCCAACCCCctcaccccctcctccccctacGCCAACCACCTTCCTCCCTTCCCCCACCCGCCTCGTCGCCATCGGCGACCTCCACGGCGACCTCCCCAAGTCCCtctccgccctccgcctcgccggcctcgtcccTCCCCACGACCCCACCTCCTGGTCCGCCGGCCCCACCCTCGCCGTCCAGCTCGGCGACATCCtcgaccgcggcggcgacgagatACGCCTCCTCTACCTCatccgccgcctcgccatctccgccgccggccagggCGGTGCGCTCCTCCCCATCATGGGGAACCACGAGGTCATGAACGTCTCCGGCGACTTCCGCTTCGCCACGCCCCAGGGCCTCCGGGAGTTCTCCGCCTGGGCGGGCTGGTACCGCGCCGGCCTCGCCATCAAGCGCCGctgcgcccgcggcggcgatggcggcgacccGCCCCCCAAGAACCCGTTCCTGGGAATCCCCAAGGAGTTCCCCGGCGTCAAGCCGGAGTTCTGGGATGGCATCCGAtcccgcctcgccgcgctccgcccgGACGGGCCCATCGCGCGGCGGTTCCTCGCCGACCTCCCCACcgtgctcgtcgtcggcgactcCGTGTTCGTCCACGGCGGGCTCCTCGAGGCCAACGTCGAATACGGCCTCGAGCGGATCAATGCGGAGGTCAGCGAGTGGATCCGCGGCGAGAGGGGCGCCAATGCCGTGGCGCCGGAGTTTGTGCGCGGCCGCGACGCCGTGGTCTGGCTCAGGAGGTTCTCCGACGGCGTCAATTGCGATTGCCAGCGGCTCGAGGGGGTTCTCGGGATGATCCCGGGTGCCAAGAGGATGATAATGGGGCACACGATTCAGACTGAGGGGATCAATGCGGTGTGCGGCGCGCAGGCGGTGAGGGTGGATGTGGGATTGTCTAGAGGATGTGGTAATGGGCTGCCGGAGGTGCTCGAGATCAATGGTGGCGGCACCAATGTGAGGGTGATCACGACGGATCCCGCGGAGGCCTGGCAGTACCGGAAGCAGGGGGCGGAGAAGGCCGCCATCGCTACCGCGGTgaagaagaagggggaggtAAAGGAAGGGCTTGCATTGTTGGTAAGGGAGAGCCATGGGTTGAAAGAGGTACAAGCTAAGGCGGCTTAA